One Camelus ferus isolate YT-003-E chromosome 21, BCGSAC_Cfer_1.0, whole genome shotgun sequence genomic region harbors:
- the LOC102510341 gene encoding protein S100-A9 — protein MADQMSQLECSIETIINIFHQYSVRLGHYDTLNKKEFKDLVKKELPNFLKKQKKDDKVIEDIMQDMDTNEDETLNFQEFCMLVARLTVASHEEMHKDTPRGDDHRHGPGFGNGGQGPCPSRGGQGQGNHGHGHGHSHGGHGHGHSH, from the exons ATGGCGGACCAAATGTCGCAGCTGGAATGCAGCATAGAAACCATCATCAACATCTTCCACCAGTACTCTGTGCGGCTGGGGCACTACGACACCCTGAACAAGAAAGAGTTCAAAGACCTGGTGAAAAAAGAGCTGCCAAACTTTCTCAAG AAGCAGAAGAAGGATGACAAAGTCATAGAAGACATCATGCAGGACATGGACACAAATGAAGATGAGACGCTGAACTTCCAGGAGTTCTGCATGCTGGTGGCCAGGCTGACGGTAGCCTCCCACGAGGAGATGCACAAGGACACCCCCCGAGGAGATGACCACAGACATGGGCCAGGCTTCGGGAACGGTGGCCAGGGCCCATGCCCCAGCCGTGGTGGCCAAGGCCAAGGCAACCACGGCCACGGCCATGGCCACAGCCACGGTGGCCACGGCCACGGCCACAGCCACTAA